CAGGCCGATGTGGGGGTGCGGTTCCACGCGCATGCGCGCCGTCTGCGGACCGAACCGATCGAGGAAGCACCAGACGCCGACCATCGGCAGGGCGCGCTGGGGCAGACTGCGGTGCACCTCCATTGCACGCACGCCTCCGAGAGGGACCTCGCGGGCTTCGAGCAGCAAGTGCGCGAGGGCCGTCGCATTCGGCAGGTCAGGCCAGGCCGGGGGCGGCGTCGTCGAGCCTGGTCATGCTCGGGACGACCCGACTCCTTCGTCGCCCGGGGTCGGCTCTGCCGTCGACGCGTGGGCCGCCGCCTCGACGTCACCCTCGCGCCACGCGACAGCGAGGCCGGGCACCTCGTTCTTCTGCAGGTATCGCACGACGAAGGGGCACACCGGCACCACGCTCATCCCGCGTGCGGCCTCACCCTCCATCGCCGCCGCGACGAGCTTCGTGCCGAGCCCGCGTCCGCCGTAGGCGGGGTCGATCTCCGTGTGCGGGAAGACGTGGCGGCCCTCGGCATCCGCTTCGTACTCGGTGAAACCGGCGACCCGGCCGTCGACGAGGATCTCGTAGCGGTCGGCGTCGTCGTTGCGGGCGATGCGGATGTCGTCGCTCATGACGTCCCTTTCGTGTGCAGGTGTTCTCCCACCGTAGGCCGGGTCTGGGCCGCGACACCAGGCCTGTCGTTGCGAGGCGCGAATCGGGAGGATGGCGGGGTGACATCCCTCACCCGCCGCCGTTCGCGACCCCGCGCGCGCGCCCTGCGCGCTGCCGCGGCAGCCGCCGCCATCGCCGTCGCGCTGACCGGTTGCGGCGCCTACGGCCCGTCGCCGTTCGCGATCCGGCAGGCGGACCTGCCCGACGAACAGCTGCGCGCATCGGCCACGACGTGGGGACAGCAGCTCGCCGCCGCCGGTGTCACGCTGAACCTCGCGCCCGTCGTCGACATCGTCACGAGCGAGGCGACCCGCTTCGACAATCCGCCCATCGGGGCCCTCGGCCGTCAGTACGGCTACGACGAGGCGACGGTGGTCGCCAAGGCCGGCGCGTTCGCCGACGGGATGCGGGCCTCGCGTGTCATGCCGGTGTTCAAGCACGTCCCGGGGCTCGGTCACGTCACCGCCAACACCGACACCACCGCGAACGTGGTCGACACGACCGTCACCGCGGACGGCCCCGACGTCGCCGTCTACCGCCGTCTGCTGCAGGGCGGCCCCGCCGCCGTGATGGTCTCGAGCGCGATCTACCAGAACATCGACCCCTCTGCACCGGCGGTGTTCTCACCGACGGTGGTGGGCCTCGCCCGGTCGCTCGTCGGGCCCGACGCGATGATCGTCACCAACGACCTCTCCGCGGCACAGGCGGTGCAGGCGTGGAGGCCGGCCGATCGCGCAGTGCTCGCGCTGAGCGCCGGGGTCGACGTCGTGCTGGCATCGACCGATCCGAGCGTGTTCGCGGAGATGTACGACGCGGTGCTCGCCAAAGCGCAGGCCGATCCCGCGTTCGCGCAGCGTGTGGACGACGCCGCGCGGCACGTGCTCGCCGCCAAGGCTGCGCGCCCCTGACCGCACCGCCGCGGCGCCGCGCGACCGCGGGCGCCGCCGCGCCTGGCAGACTCGGGGAATGACCTCGCCCGCGGCACTGACCGACCTCGTGCCCGTCGGAGCGACGGCGGATGCCGCGTACGAGGGCTTCGTCGCCTGGGCCGCCGGCCGCGGGCTGGCACTGTACCCCGCGCAGGACGAGGCCGTCATCGAGCTGGTCTCGGGTGCCAACGTCATCCTGTCGACACCGACGGGCACCGGCAAGTCGCTCGTCGCGATCGCCGCTCACGCGGCCTGCCTCGCCGCGGGCGGCCGCTCGTACTACACCGCGCCGATCAAAGCGCTGGTCAGTGAGAAGTTCTTCGCGCTGGTCGAGGTGTTCGGCGCCGAGAACGTCGGCATGGTCACCGGCGACTCGTCGGTGAATCCGGATGCCGCGATCGTCTGCTGCACCGCGGAGATCCTCGCCAACATCGCCCTCCGCCACGGCGCGGATGCGCAGGTCGATCAGGTCGTCATGGACGAGTTCCACTACTACGGCGACCCCGACCGGGGATGGGCGTGGCAGGTGCCGCTGCTGCTGCTGCCGCAGGCGCAGTTCCTGCTGATGTCGGCCACCCTCGGCGACGTGACGCCGATCGCCGAAGACCTCGAGCGCCGCACCGGGCGCCCCGTGGCGCTCGTCACCGGCGTCGAGCGGCCGGTGCCGCTGCACTTCTCGTACGAGCGCCGGCCCGTGCACGAGGTGCTGACGATGCTCGTCGACGAGCGTGAGGTGCCGGTCTACATCGTGCACTTCGCACAGGCGGCGGCCCTCGAGCGTGCGCAGGCCCTGGCATCCGTCACCCTCACCACACGCGCCCAGCGCGACGAGATCGCCGACGCCATCGGCGGATTCCGCTTCACGACGGGTTTCGGCAAGACACTGTCGCGGCTCGTTCGGGCCGGCATCGGCGTGCACCACGCGGGCATGCTGCCGCGCTACCGGCGACTCGTCGAGACTCTCGCCCAACGCGGGCTGCTGCGGGTCATCTGCGGCACCGACACCCTCGGAGTCGGCATCAACGTGCCCATCCGCACCGTCATGATCACGGCGCTGAGCAAGTACGACGGCACGAAGATGCGCCAGCTCAGCGCGCGCGAGTTCCACCAGGTCGCCGGCCGTGCCGGGCGCGCCGGCTACGACACCTACGGCAATGTCGTGGTCATGGCGCCCGAGTGGGAGATCGAGAACGCGGTCGCGCTCGCGAAGGCCGGCGACGACGCGGCCAAGCGCAAGAAGATCGTCCGCAAGAAGGCCCCCACCGGCGTCGTCAACTGGGGAGAGGGATCGTACGAGCGGCTCATCTCTGCCGCTCCCGAGCCGCTCGTGCCGCAGCTGAAGCTCACCGCCGCGATGCTGATCAACGTCATCGGCCGCGGGGGAGACGTCTTCGGCCACGTGCGCGCACTCGTGTTCGACAACCACGAGCCGGCCGCGCGTCGGTTCGCCCTCGCCCGACGCGCCATCGCGATCTTCCGCACGCTCGTGGATGCCGGGATCGTCGAGATCGACCGCTCCGCGCCATCGCGCCCTCGCATCGCGCTCACCGTCGACCTGCAGCCGAACTTCGCCCTCAATCAGCCGCTGTCGCCCTTCGCGCTCGCCGCCATCGAACTGCTGTCGCCGGACGACGACGTGGCTCCGGGCGCCGGGGCGCGTGTTCACAACTCCGGAGATCTCGCCGCCGAGGAGCCCACAGCGTCCGATTCCAACGAAACTACGTCGTCCTTCCGGAGCTATGAACAGCCCGCCCCAGCGACCGCCCCGGCGACCGCCGCGGCGGGTGGTGTCGGCACCGGCCACTACGCCCTCGATGTCCTGAGCGTCATCGAGGCCACACTCGACGATCCGCGCGCCATTCTCGGGCAGCAGGAGTACCGCGCCCGGGGCGAGGCGGTTGCCGCCATGAAGCGCGACGGCATCGAGTACGACGAGCGCATGGCGCTGCTCGAGGAGATCACCTACCCGAAACCGCTCGCCGACCTGCTGACGCAGTCCTTCGAGGTGTTCGCCTCGTCGCAGCCCTGGGTGCGCGACTTCGAGCTGAGCCCCAAATCGGTGGTCCGCGACATGTTCGAGCGGGCCATGTCGTTTGCGGAATACGTCTCCTTCTATCAGCTGTCCCGCAGTGAAGGACTGGTGCTGCGCTACCTGTCCGACGCCGACCGTGCGATCCGCCAGACCGTTCCCGTTGATGCGAGAACCGACGAGCTGCGCGACATCATCGAGTGGCTCGGCGAACTCGTGCGCCAGGTCGACTCGAGTCTCGTCGACGAGTGGTCGGCGCTCATCGACCCGACGGCGGTGCTGCCCGAGGACGGCGCTCCGGTCGTGCCGCCGGCGCCGCCCTCCATCCTCACGAACGAGCGCGCGTTCACGGTGCTCGTGCGAAACGAGCTCTTTCGGCGGGTGCAGCTCGCGGCTCTGCAGGACGACGACGCGCTGGTGGCCCTCGACCCCGAGGTCGGTTGGCCCGAAGCCCTCGACCGCTACTACGACGAGCACGACGAGATCCTCACCGGTGGGCCGGCCCGTTCGCCGCGGCTCTGCGTGATCGACACGGCGGATGCGGCGGCATCCGGCCTCTGGCGCGTCGAGCAGACGATCGACGATCCGGCCGGCGACCACGACTGGCGCATCCGGGCCGAGGTCGATCTCGCGGCCTCCGTCGAGGAGGGCGCCGCCGTCGTCCGCGTGATCGAGCTCGTGCGGCTGTAGCCCCCTCCCACCTCCACCACCCGCGAGCCGCTATGTTCCGCGCGAGCCACCATCGTCTGTCGTGGCGGCTCGGTGCGATCACGACGGCTCGCGGGGCGGGTGGGGAGGACGGCGTCGAGTGTCGGATGCCGCGGCTAGCCTGGACGGGTGAGTGCAGCCACCGATCGGTACGACGACCCCTACGCGGACGTGCCGTGGGATGTGGATGAGCTGACTCCGCCCGACGACGCCGACGCCCCACCGCCGCCGGAGTACGACGGGTATGCCGGTGCGCTCGCTCGCGCGACACGGGACGCGGCACCGGCCGCCAACCCGGCCGCCACCGCACCCGCCCGCCCGGCCGCGCCGCGAGCCGCCTCTGCGTCCGACCCGAAGGCCGTCCTGAAGGAGGTCTTCGGCTACGACGAGTTCCGCGGCGATCAGGCCGACATCGTGGCGCACGTCGTCGCGGGCGGCGACGCCGTGGTGCTCATGCCCACCGGCGGCGGCAAGTCGATCACGTATCAGGTGCCCGCGCTCGTTCGTCCCGGCACGGGGCTCGTGATCAGCCCGCTCATCGCACTGATGCACGACCAGGTCGACGCCCTGCGGGCCAACGGTGTGCGGGCGGCGTACCTGAACTCCACCCAGAATGCGGCCGAACGTGCCGGCGTCGAGCAGGACTTCCTCGACGGCGAGCTCGACCTGCTCTACGTCGCGCCCGAACGCCTCAGCGCTCCCGCGACGAGTGCCCTGCTGCAGCGGGGCACACTCAGTGTGATCGCCATCGACGAGGCGCACTGCGTCAGTCAGTGGGGTCACGACTTCCGTCCCGACTACCTCGCGCTCGGAGATCTGAGCGCACGCTTCCCCGGGGTGCCGCGCATGGCGCTCACGGCGACGGCCACGCGCGCGACCCATCAGGAGATCACCGAGCGGCTGCGCCTGCCCGACGCACGGCATTTCGTCGCGAGCTTCGACCGGCCCAACATCCAGTACCGCATCGAGCCGAAGGTCGATCCGCGCCGTCAGCTGCTGCAGTTCGTTCGCGCCCAGCCGGCCGGCTCTGCCGGGATCGTCTACGCCCTCAGCCGCAAGTCGGTGGAGCAGACGGCCGAGTATCTGCGCACGCAGGGCGTGGACGCTCTGCCGTATCACGCGGGGTTGGATGCCGCGGTGCGCGCCCACCACCAGCAGCGCTTCCTTCGCGAAGACGGCGTGGTGATGGTCGCCACGATCGCGTTCGGGATGGGCATCGACAAGCCGGACGTGCGCTTCGTCGCCCACATCGACCTGCCGAAGTCGGTCGAGGGCTACTACCAGGAGACGGGTCGCGCCGGCCGGGACGGCGACCCCGCCATCGCGTGGATGGCCTACGGGCTCGGCGACGTGGTGCAGCAGCGGCGTCTCATCGACCAATCGCCGGGCGAGCGGTCGTACAAGATGCGGCTCGGCCAGCACCTCGACGCGATGCTCGCGCTCTGCGAGACGGTGTCGTGCCGTCGGCAGAACCTCCTCGCCTACTTCGGGCAGAGCTCCGAGCCGTGCGGCAACTGCGACACCTGCCTCGACAGCCCCGACACCTGGGACGGGCTGGTTCCCGCGCAGAAGCTGCTGTCGACGATCGTGCGGCTGCAGCGCGAGCGCAACCAGGCGTTCGGCGCCGGGCACCTCGTCGACATCCTCCGCGGAGCATCGACCGAGCGCATCCGTCAGCAGGGCCACGACGCGCTCGCCACCTACGGATTGGGAGCGGACCTCAGCGACCAGGACTGGCGCAGCGTCATCCGACAGCTGCTCGCCCGTGGCGTCATCGTCGCCCGTGGCGAGTACGGCGTGCTCGCGGTCGGCGACGAGGGCGCGGCGGTGCTGCGCGGGGAGAGCCCGGTGCCGCTGCGCCGCGACGTCCTCGGGCGCGGCGGGGGTGCGGCGCGCGTCCGCAAGGCCGCGGCGTCCGACGCCATCGCCGACGGTGACCGCGACCTCTTCGAAGCCCTTCGCGCCTGGCGCGCCGGGGTCGCGAAGGAACAGGGCGTGCCCGCGTACATCGTCTTCGGCGATGCGACGCTGCGGGCGCTGGCCGAGCAGCGCCCGGCATCCATCGCGGCGCTCGACGGCATCACGGGCATCGGCGCGAAGAAGCGCGAGGCCTACGGCGAGGGCGTCCTCGCGGTCATCGCCGCGCACTGACGCGCGTGCGCGAGTTGCGGGCTCAGCGGGGTGCCCGTCCATGCAGCGACGACCGAATCCGATGCGAGCCGTAGTCCGCAGGCCACCCGCGCCCCGCGCCCCTCGGTCAGCCCCGGGGGAGGATGTCATCGAGGTGGGCGGCGAGCTCTGCGGCCACGTCCACGCTCTCGCGGTCGTACAGCCACTGGTACTGCAAGCCGTCCCACAGTGCGACGAGCCGCATCGCCTCACGCGCGGGATCGCGGTGCGGCGGCAGGTCACCATCTCGCTGCGCCGCGCGGAGGACGGCGGTGAAATGGTCGATCGTGGCGGCGAAGCGCTGCGCGAAGTCCATGCGCCGGGGCAGGTAGAGCTGGAGCAGTTGCAGGCCGTCCCAGACGGCCGCGATGCGGATGGCCTCACCGTGACCGTCGCGGCGGGGATGCACGGCGCCGACGGTGCGGGCTTCGGACAGCTGGGCGACGAACACCTCGCGCAGCCGGCTGTAGCGCTCGCGCATCGCGGCGTGGGCGGGGTGTCCCCGGGTGGAGCCTTCGCCGACGAGCGCCGCATACACGTCTTCCTCGATCGTCCCGCGATCCTCACGGCCTTCGCCGCGCTCGGCGTCAGTCTCACCGCGAACTGGGGCGCCGGCACTGCCGCGCTGTTCGGCGTGCTGTCGGGCCGGGCGCCGGTGCGCGGCAAGCTCCCGTTCGATCTGCCGCGGTCGATGGACGCGGTGAAGGCCTCGCGTCCCGACGTCCCGTTCGACACCGCCGACCCGCTCTTCCGCTTCGGTCACGGCCTCGAGCGCATCCGATGCGACGGCACCGGGCGCTCGTGCCCGTGCGGAGGCGCCGTGGCTTTCGCGGGGAGCCACGGTGGAACTCGGTCTCACAAAACGTGGGTGTGGGTCTCACACAGGGGAGGATGCCGCGGAGGCGCGCCGCTTTGTGGGCAGCGCGCAAGCGTTTTGCGAGCCGCCGTACGCGCTCCTACCGTCGAGCATGAGTTTTCCTGTCCGCTGTCGAAAGGTACGCCGATGACCGACGCCGCCGTCCGTCCGAAGAAGCCCGCCACGAACACGCG
The DNA window shown above is from Microbacterium laevaniformans and carries:
- the recQ gene encoding DNA helicase RecQ, which produces MSAATDRYDDPYADVPWDVDELTPPDDADAPPPPEYDGYAGALARATRDAAPAANPAATAPARPAAPRAASASDPKAVLKEVFGYDEFRGDQADIVAHVVAGGDAVVLMPTGGGKSITYQVPALVRPGTGLVISPLIALMHDQVDALRANGVRAAYLNSTQNAAERAGVEQDFLDGELDLLYVAPERLSAPATSALLQRGTLSVIAIDEAHCVSQWGHDFRPDYLALGDLSARFPGVPRMALTATATRATHQEITERLRLPDARHFVASFDRPNIQYRIEPKVDPRRQLLQFVRAQPAGSAGIVYALSRKSVEQTAEYLRTQGVDALPYHAGLDAAVRAHHQQRFLREDGVVMVATIAFGMGIDKPDVRFVAHIDLPKSVEGYYQETGRAGRDGDPAIAWMAYGLGDVVQQRRLIDQSPGERSYKMRLGQHLDAMLALCETVSCRRQNLLAYFGQSSEPCGNCDTCLDSPDTWDGLVPAQKLLSTIVRLQRERNQAFGAGHLVDILRGASTERIRQQGHDALATYGLGADLSDQDWRSVIRQLLARGVIVARGEYGVLAVGDEGAAVLRGESPVPLRRDVLGRGGGAARVRKAAASDAIADGDRDLFEALRAWRAGVAKEQGVPAYIVFGDATLRALAEQRPASIAALDGITGIGAKKREAYGEGVLAVIAAH
- a CDS encoding glycoside hydrolase family 3 N-terminal domain-containing protein, translating into MTSLTRRRSRPRARALRAAAAAAAIAVALTGCGAYGPSPFAIRQADLPDEQLRASATTWGQQLAAAGVTLNLAPVVDIVTSEATRFDNPPIGALGRQYGYDEATVVAKAGAFADGMRASRVMPVFKHVPGLGHVTANTDTTANVVDTTVTADGPDVAVYRRLLQGGPAAVMVSSAIYQNIDPSAPAVFSPTVVGLARSLVGPDAMIVTNDLSAAQAVQAWRPADRAVLALSAGVDVVLASTDPSVFAEMYDAVLAKAQADPAFAQRVDDAARHVLAAKAARP
- a CDS encoding GNAT family N-acetyltransferase, which translates into the protein MSDDIRIARNDDADRYEILVDGRVAGFTEYEADAEGRHVFPHTEIDPAYGGRGLGTKLVAAAMEGEAARGMSVVPVCPFVVRYLQKNEVPGLAVAWREGDVEAAAHASTAEPTPGDEGVGSSRA
- a CDS encoding DEAD/DEAH box helicase, whose translation is MTSPAALTDLVPVGATADAAYEGFVAWAAGRGLALYPAQDEAVIELVSGANVILSTPTGTGKSLVAIAAHAACLAAGGRSYYTAPIKALVSEKFFALVEVFGAENVGMVTGDSSVNPDAAIVCCTAEILANIALRHGADAQVDQVVMDEFHYYGDPDRGWAWQVPLLLLPQAQFLLMSATLGDVTPIAEDLERRTGRPVALVTGVERPVPLHFSYERRPVHEVLTMLVDEREVPVYIVHFAQAAALERAQALASVTLTTRAQRDEIADAIGGFRFTTGFGKTLSRLVRAGIGVHHAGMLPRYRRLVETLAQRGLLRVICGTDTLGVGINVPIRTVMITALSKYDGTKMRQLSAREFHQVAGRAGRAGYDTYGNVVVMAPEWEIENAVALAKAGDDAAKRKKIVRKKAPTGVVNWGEGSYERLISAAPEPLVPQLKLTAAMLINVIGRGGDVFGHVRALVFDNHEPAARRFALARRAIAIFRTLVDAGIVEIDRSAPSRPRIALTVDLQPNFALNQPLSPFALAAIELLSPDDDVAPGAGARVHNSGDLAAEEPTASDSNETTSSFRSYEQPAPATAPATAAAGGVGTGHYALDVLSVIEATLDDPRAILGQQEYRARGEAVAAMKRDGIEYDERMALLEEITYPKPLADLLTQSFEVFASSQPWVRDFELSPKSVVRDMFERAMSFAEYVSFYQLSRSEGLVLRYLSDADRAIRQTVPVDARTDELRDIIEWLGELVRQVDSSLVDEWSALIDPTAVLPEDGAPVVPPAPPSILTNERAFTVLVRNELFRRVQLAALQDDDALVALDPEVGWPEALDRYYDEHDEILTGGPARSPRLCVIDTADAAASGLWRVEQTIDDPAGDHDWRIRAEVDLAASVEEGAAVVRVIELVRL
- a CDS encoding TetR family transcriptional regulator C-terminal domain-containing protein → MTEAEERVGGVERDVGTRGLHRVHRPRQIERELAAHRRPARQHAEQRGSAGAPVRGETDAERGEGREDRGTIEEDVYAALVGEGSTRGHPAHAAMRERYSRLREVFVAQLSEARTVGAVHPRRDGHGEAIRIAAVWDGLQLLQLYLPRRMDFAQRFAATIDHFTAVLRAAQRDGDLPPHRDPAREAMRLVALWDGLQYQWLYDRESVDVAAELAAHLDDILPRG